ACCTACTACTTGATACTCGATACACACTACTCAAGTCTATTTATACCACAGAACGGCTGCAGCAAATACAGACCCGCATCGCTCTACTTTGTGCTCAATCCCGAGAGACTTGATCTCTTTCAGCTTGCGATTTCTGTACTCAAAACCATCCACAACCATCTGTCGCACGATCTCTTCCACGTTTGTCAGAGGCGCATGATCTTCAAACTCCATAATCACTCCCGGCTCCCGGTCATCTTCCGGAATTCCGACTGCAATGGATGCAGAGATTAGCTGTCCCGGAGTTGTGCTGTCGATTGTTGCGTATGCTAACGGAATCAATCCACCTTTGGGTAGTGTGATCTCACTCACATCAACCTGCTCGGCAGCCGGAGGTAAAATACTGCTCATGCGCATCAGGTTTGTATCACCAACATTGGCGTTCAGCAGAGCTTTATCAAATGCATTGAGTCGTGTATGGCCTTCGCTGGCTCCTTTAACGAGAGTGTAAATATTTGGAGTTTTAACCATCATAATAGTAAAGGGTAATTTTTTAAATGATTGATATTATATTATTTACAAAATAATTGATCGAAATAAATTTCAACTATTTAACCTAATCAGACGAGGTCAACAGAAAATGCCGATGAAAGTATATTGGACTGAAATTTTATTCCGAAGATGCCAATTTGTGGTCAAGTAAAATGACCAACCGGTATTTCACCTCTCCTAACTCGTAAATAAATTAATTCGGCTGTAAATTCTGATCCGGCTTGAACAGTAATTTCTGCCCTTCAGGTACACGGAACATTCCTCTCTTCATCTCCATACTGGAGACATTTTTCGAATCAAAATAATCTTTGAGGTGCTCTTGAATCACCCAGGGATCAATGGTATCCCCGCAGGTAAAGATATCAACGGCCGCGTAATTATACTCGGGCCAGGTATGGATTGCCACATGAGATTCGGCAATCACAACCACCCCGCTTACGCCGTATGGACTGAACTTGTGAAAATTGTGGGAGATTATTGTCGCTTTTGATGCTTTAGTCGCTTGAATGAGGGAGTTTTCGATATATGAGACATCATTGATTTTGGATTCGTCACAATCGTAAAACTCAACCAGAATTTGTCTTCCAAGTGCTTCCATTTCACCGTGTTTGTTAAATTGTTAAAAGCTATGTTTTAGATAAATAGTGTTTGACAAAGTGTCGTTTTTTCCTGTCCATAAGGGTCAGTAGTTTTTATTCTTTCAGGTTCAATGTTCGACCATCAGTAAACAAATAAATTACACATAAATTTCTTATTAATGATAGCCCCCGCAAAAAAAATTAATCAAAAAAAAGCGGTCCAAAACTATAAGGATCTACTGCTTCCCCGCCTCATTGAGGAGCGAATGCTCACGCTTCTTCGGCAAAACAAAATCAGTAAGTGGTTTTCGGGTATGGGGCAGGAAGCAATTTCCGTCGGCTCAACGCTCAGCCTGAAACAAGAAGATTACATTTTACCCATGCACCGAAATCTCGGCGTGTTCACTACACGCAAGGTACCGTTGTATTCCCTGTTTACACAACTATTTGGAAAGCGAGATGGTTTCACGGGCGGACGAG
This is a stretch of genomic DNA from Rhodohalobacter barkolensis. It encodes these proteins:
- a CDS encoding pyruvoyl-dependent arginine decarboxylase is translated as MMVKTPNIYTLVKGASEGHTRLNAFDKALLNANVGDTNLMRMSSILPPAAEQVDVSEITLPKGGLIPLAYATIDSTTPGQLISASIAVGIPEDDREPGVIMEFEDHAPLTNVEEIVRQMVVDGFEYRNRKLKEIKSLGIEHKVERCGSVFAAAVLWYK
- the speD gene encoding adenosylmethionine decarboxylase — its product is MEALGRQILVEFYDCDESKINDVSYIENSLIQATKASKATIISHNFHKFSPYGVSGVVVIAESHVAIHTWPEYNYAAVDIFTCGDTIDPWVIQEHLKDYFDSKNVSSMEMKRGMFRVPEGQKLLFKPDQNLQPN